Proteins encoded together in one Coffea arabica cultivar ET-39 chromosome 2c, Coffea Arabica ET-39 HiFi, whole genome shotgun sequence window:
- the LOC113725412 gene encoding nematode resistance protein-like HSPRO2: MVDLDWKTKMISSDIPTTSPRLSNMLQISVPSSTTPTVRVADLSPASESACSAYEHYLRLPELKRLWSSQDVPTWRNESILKPALQGLEITFRFISAVLSDSRPYANRREWRRRLESLATGQVEIIALLCQEGEEDYRTRGTAPIVDLTSNSGVWVRESSSAEVWKLTGGDNKTVVSRASDASLLPRLATWQKSEDVAQKILYSIECEMRSCPYTLGLGEPNLSGKPSLDYDRVCKPAELHALKRSPSDHMNLQNSENQTLYSVHQILESWIYTSGQILKRISDQIEEREFESACSNCWLLEKIWNLLSQIEDLHLLMDPDDFLRLKNQLSIKATSENDLFCFRSRELVDITKFSKDLRHKVPFILEVEVDPKGGPRIQEAAMELYRRKNGFERIHLLQGLQAVEMAVKRFYYSYKQLLVVVMGSVEAKGNKGFVGVDAGDTLAQIFLEPTYFPSLDAAKTFLGDYWSHERRWCSPERRRQ; encoded by the coding sequence ATGGTGGATTTGGAttggaaaacaaaaatgatCTCATCCGATATACCAACCACATCTCCTAGGCTTTCCAATATGCTTCAAATCTCCGTACCTTCTAGTACTACACCAACCGTTCGGGTCGCCGATTTATCACCGGCTTCTGAGTCGGCTTGTTCGGCCTACGAACACTACTTGCGACTTCCGGAGCTGAAAAGGCTGTGGAGCTCTCAAGATGTTCCCACCTGGAGAAACGAATCCATACTTAAACCGGCTCTGCAGGGCTTGGAGATTACTTTCCGGTTCATCTCAGCCGTTTTGTCCGACTCTAGACCCTACGCTAACCGGAGAGAATGGAGGCGGCGGCTGGAGTCTCTGGCCACCGGCCAGGTCGAGATTATAGCTTTGCTGTGCCAAGAAGGCGAGGAGGACTACAGGACGCGTGGCACCGCGCCGATTGTTGACCTGACATCGAATTCCGGCGTGTGGGTTCGCGAGAGCAGCTCCGCGGAGGTGTGGAAGCTCACCGGAGGAGATAATAAAACAGTGGTGAGCAGAGCGAGCGACGCTAGCTTGCTGCCTCGCCTTGCCACGTGGCAGAAGTCGGAAGACGTCGCCCAGAAGATCCTCTACTCCATCGAGTGCGAGATGAGGAGCTGTCCTTATACTTTGGGCTTGGGCGAGCCGAATCTCAGCGGCAAGCCGAGCCTGGACTACGATCGCGTGTGCAAGCCGGCTGAGCTCCACGCCCTGAAAAGATCCCCGTCCGATCACATGAATCTTCAAAACTCTGAAAACCAAACGCTCTACAGCGTTCACCAAATCTTAGAATCATGGATCTACACGTCGGGGCAAATTTTGAAGAGAATCTCGGATCAAATCGAAGAAAGAGAGTTTGAGAGCGCCTGCAGTAATTGCTGGCTACTCGAGAAAATTTGGAATCTGTTGAGCCAAATCGAAGATCTCCATTTACTGATGGATCCGGACGACTTCCTCCGGCTGAAGAATCAACTGTCTATTAAAGCGACGTCGGAGAATGATTTGTTCTGCTTCAGGTCGAGAGAACTGGTTGACATAACCAAGTTCTCAAAAGATTTGAGGCACAAAGTGCCCTTCATTTTGGAGGTGGAGGTGGACCCCAAGGGAGGGCCGAGAATACAAGAGGCGGCCATGGAGTTGTACCGGAGGAAGAATGGGTTTGAGAGGATTCATTTGCTCCAGGGGTTGCAGGCGGTGGAGATGGCGGTTAAGAGGTTCTATTATTCGTATAAGCAGCTGCTGGTGGTGGTAATGGGAAGCGTGGAGGCGAAGGGGAACAAGGGCTTCGTTGGGGTGGATGCAGGGGATACATTGGCTCAGATATTTCTGGAGCCCACTTATTTTCCGAGTTTGGATGCTGCCAAGACGTTCTTGGGGGACTATTGGAGCCATGAACGCCGGTGGTGCAGTCCGGAGAGACGGAGGCAGTGA